A section of the Hirschia baltica ATCC 49814 genome encodes:
- a CDS encoding methyl-accepting chemotaxis protein, with protein MSKLNHNLIRVRLPAAFAAAGVTLAGASGISISALNSSSAGLTDVVEEKLPLLEAADDMGTSSSVLKAATEGFAGVVSETERSRSLDELVSYLADIDANIAELAAAEDVGNLTQVGAAIDEMQNAVNSLNSVVTQRIAVDGRLRSAMNDVRDFRSDVVAAVEGQLDTAEEGDIETLLRISLSANTMNSLYGEIELAETVDSITSIEEELLYQVDEITVNVAILGGVASGELKNAVQSLVTFAEGDSTIASMKTQVLESVLQAEAIAEQANSAAETLQASTISFAETIRADAEATAKSALGTNTTAITLLILMTLASLAGAGLIGFFYVDRRISKRLTALNNAMARLADGEFDIDMSGTDGKDEIGQMSQTLRVFEENGRERLRLEEQTKVEAAERETRTRQIDSFIEDFDGKMRDTFEVMSRATSELQNTAAVMRGSAENATHETGAAAGAADQASHNVNTVASAAEEMSASIAEIANQIVHSTKIAKEAVDEMHVSSESVKGLDREAEAIGEVVDLINNIAGQTNLLALNATIEAARAGEAGKGFAVVANEVKQLSSQTSKATEQIASQIASIQQASGGAVSVMNKISTLISDIDTISSSIASAMDQQRAAIMEISRSAQEAASGAQTVNDSVQSLSATTSETGQCAQQVESASTGLAGEADGLQTSVVDFLQKVRSA; from the coding sequence ATGTCTAAGTTAAATCACAATTTGATTAGGGTGCGGCTACCTGCAGCGTTTGCAGCAGCCGGAGTGACGTTGGCAGGAGCCTCAGGGATTTCAATCTCCGCTCTGAATTCGTCCAGTGCTGGTTTAACAGATGTTGTCGAAGAAAAATTGCCGCTTCTAGAAGCTGCCGATGATATGGGAACTTCATCTAGTGTTCTTAAGGCTGCGACAGAAGGTTTTGCCGGAGTTGTCAGTGAAACTGAGCGATCTCGTTCTCTTGATGAGCTGGTGAGTTACCTTGCTGACATTGATGCGAATATCGCAGAATTAGCGGCTGCTGAAGACGTAGGAAATTTAACGCAAGTTGGTGCAGCAATTGATGAAATGCAAAATGCTGTAAACTCGCTAAACAGCGTTGTGACGCAAAGAATTGCTGTAGATGGTAGATTGCGCTCTGCAATGAACGATGTGCGTGATTTTAGAAGCGACGTGGTGGCCGCTGTTGAAGGCCAATTAGATACTGCAGAAGAAGGTGATATCGAAACCCTTTTGCGTATTAGCCTCTCCGCAAATACTATGAACTCACTTTACGGTGAAATTGAGCTTGCGGAAACTGTTGATAGCATCACTTCTATCGAAGAAGAATTACTTTATCAGGTCGATGAAATTACAGTGAATGTTGCGATTCTCGGTGGCGTGGCCTCAGGAGAGTTGAAAAACGCTGTGCAAAGTCTTGTCACTTTTGCTGAAGGTGACAGTACGATTGCGTCAATGAAGACGCAGGTGCTTGAATCTGTATTGCAAGCTGAAGCGATAGCTGAGCAAGCAAATTCCGCTGCTGAAACATTACAAGCATCTACCATCTCGTTCGCAGAGACAATTAGAGCAGATGCTGAAGCTACAGCAAAATCAGCGTTGGGTACAAATACAACAGCGATTACCTTGCTTATTTTGATGACACTAGCATCATTAGCAGGTGCTGGATTGATTGGTTTCTTCTACGTGGATCGCCGTATTTCCAAACGTTTGACAGCACTCAACAATGCCATGGCACGTTTGGCTGATGGTGAGTTTGATATTGATATGTCAGGCACTGACGGAAAAGACGAAATCGGCCAAATGTCTCAAACTCTACGCGTGTTTGAGGAAAATGGTCGCGAGCGTTTGCGTCTTGAAGAACAAACAAAAGTTGAAGCTGCTGAGCGTGAGACACGTACACGTCAGATTGATAGCTTTATCGAAGATTTCGACGGCAAAATGCGCGATACATTTGAAGTTATGTCTCGAGCAACTTCAGAATTACAAAATACTGCCGCGGTCATGCGTGGTTCAGCTGAGAACGCAACACATGAAACTGGAGCAGCTGCCGGTGCTGCAGATCAAGCATCTCACAATGTGAACACTGTGGCGTCTGCCGCTGAAGAAATGTCAGCTTCTATCGCAGAAATTGCAAACCAGATCGTGCATTCAACGAAGATAGCAAAAGAAGCTGTTGATGAAATGCATGTTTCAAGTGAAAGCGTAAAAGGCCTGGATCGCGAAGCAGAAGCGATTGGGGAAGTTGTTGATCTTATTAACAATATTGCAGGCCAAACAAACTTGCTTGCACTCAATGCGACTATCGAGGCAGCGCGTGCTGGTGAAGCCGGTAAGGGGTTTGCGGTTGTTGCGAATGAAGTGAAACAACTTTCAAGCCAAACAAGTAAAGCAACTGAACAAATAGCAAGTCAGATAGCAAGCATACAGCAAGCTTCTGGTGGTGCTGTTTCTGTTATGAACAAGATTTCTACACTGATTAGTGATATTGATACGATTTCTTCATCGATTGCTTCTGCAATGGATCAGCAGCGTGCAGCAATAATGGAAATCTCCCGGTCAGCTCAAGAAGCAGCGAGCGGCGCTCAAACAGTTAATGATTCAGTGCAGTCTCTGAGTGCAACAACATCTGAAACCGGCCAATGTGCACAACAGGTAGAGAGTGCATCTACTGGTTTGGCCGGCGAAGCTGATGGGCTTCAAACGTCCGTTGTAGATTTCTTACAGAAAGTTCGTTCAGCTTAA
- a CDS encoding LysM peptidoglycan-binding domain-containing M23 family metallopeptidase yields MSEQKRLSTRSVLTIKLVLACVLSMCWCAPAIAQARETAPVEFRSAARYSEYRIPEGADYAPVTQGSPLGQPDTQYYEKVAQAREQAERQRLAAEQVAQQQARANAINNSQPEIYSQAGSAQQKYVTHQSTGVYQQGIAQTRYPPVTYGQAGTQIVDTNSSLNQQQFGTSANYANSGMPQTIPHLAVGSLPAAAPIANIYATPMAPLSGGVAGGGALIGAGVVDHSFKQRELSGAGEMSFSNEDLMGMDEGRYDNAASMQSLSHSQHQQTLVSNTSTASVYSQPSNISAYTNASVSELPVGDKVEVLAGDTLYSLSTRYRVALRALVETNDLQPPFRLEVGSFVHLPPPNIHVVETGETLYAISRRYNVDTRSLANMNGLPKPWTIYPGDQMILPSLARDSFASESTAIASAKARDKILRESKGIAAPIVGQTATASSPTAVQLGGDQQAGPGLAVDSAKLAVKNEALGRFDESAPVSAIKTSEKIDLPGDAKGFVWPVNGNIIKTYGQMPNGKINDGVNIAARAGSTIKAASDGYVVYAGSELPGFGLLILINHGNGWVSAYAHAEELLVEENQPIRQGQAIAKVGETGSVDRPQLHFQLRRGKSPIDPASHLLPKRSI; encoded by the coding sequence ATGAGTGAACAAAAACGGCTTTCTACCAGATCAGTCTTAACCATAAAGCTGGTTCTGGCATGTGTTCTAAGTATGTGTTGGTGCGCGCCGGCAATTGCACAGGCGCGGGAAACTGCACCCGTCGAATTTCGTTCAGCGGCTCGATATAGCGAATATAGAATTCCTGAAGGTGCAGATTATGCACCAGTGACACAAGGCTCCCCGCTTGGTCAGCCCGATACGCAATATTACGAAAAAGTTGCTCAGGCGCGTGAGCAAGCAGAGAGACAACGATTGGCCGCTGAGCAAGTAGCTCAACAACAAGCTCGGGCCAATGCGATAAACAATTCTCAGCCAGAAATTTATTCCCAAGCCGGATCAGCCCAACAAAAATATGTCACTCATCAAAGTACAGGTGTGTATCAACAGGGAATCGCACAGACTCGCTACCCACCCGTCACTTATGGCCAAGCGGGAACACAAATAGTCGACACAAACTCGTCATTAAACCAACAACAATTCGGCACCTCGGCAAATTACGCAAATTCTGGAATGCCGCAAACTATCCCCCATCTAGCCGTTGGTTCTCTTCCGGCAGCTGCTCCTATAGCAAATATTTATGCGACACCAATGGCTCCGCTTTCAGGAGGAGTTGCAGGTGGCGGAGCACTAATCGGCGCTGGTGTTGTTGATCATTCTTTCAAACAGCGTGAACTTTCTGGCGCAGGAGAAATGAGTTTCTCCAATGAAGATTTAATGGGAATGGATGAAGGTCGATATGATAATGCGGCGTCCATGCAATCATTATCGCATTCACAGCATCAACAAACTTTAGTAAGCAACACTTCTACGGCATCAGTTTATTCTCAGCCTTCAAATATATCAGCATATACAAATGCTTCCGTATCTGAATTGCCGGTTGGAGATAAGGTGGAAGTGCTAGCAGGAGATACATTATACAGTCTTTCGACGCGTTATCGGGTGGCTTTGCGGGCATTGGTTGAAACAAATGACCTGCAACCGCCATTTCGTCTGGAAGTTGGAAGTTTCGTGCATTTGCCGCCTCCAAATATACATGTCGTGGAAACAGGGGAGACTTTATACGCCATTTCACGACGTTATAATGTCGATACCCGCTCGCTCGCAAATATGAATGGATTGCCAAAGCCGTGGACCATTTATCCCGGCGATCAGATGATTTTACCAAGTTTAGCCAGAGATTCTTTTGCATCAGAATCAACAGCCATCGCATCAGCTAAAGCCCGCGATAAAATCTTGCGTGAATCAAAGGGAATTGCAGCTCCAATTGTAGGACAAACTGCAACAGCGTCTTCTCCTACCGCTGTTCAATTGGGGGGAGACCAACAAGCAGGTCCCGGCCTTGCTGTCGATTCGGCTAAATTAGCTGTGAAAAATGAAGCACTGGGCCGTTTTGACGAGTCGGCTCCAGTTTCTGCAATAAAAACAAGTGAAAAAATTGATTTACCCGGAGATGCAAAAGGTTTTGTATGGCCGGTGAATGGGAATATCATAAAAACTTACGGGCAAATGCCAAATGGTAAAATAAATGACGGCGTCAATATCGCCGCCCGTGCCGGATCAACAATAAAAGCGGCCTCTGATGGATATGTCGTCTATGCCGGCAGCGAATTACCAGGTTTCGGCCTCCTAATCCTCATAAACCACGGTAACGGCTGGGTCAGCGCCTACGCTCACGCTGAAGAATTGCTGGTGGAAGAAAATCAACCGATTCGACAAGGGCAGGCGATTGCAAAGGTTGGAGAAACTGGATCAGTTGATCGTCCCCAATTGCATTTTCAGTTGCGTCGAGGGAAGTCTCCGATAGATCCTGCGTCACATTTATTACCCAAACGGTCAATTTAA
- a CDS encoding energy transducer TonB: MKLKFALSAAALSVASVFGGAAPALAEAKVVKQVAPEYPRGAERRELEGSVSLSFDVNDAGKVENVAVTDASIPGVFDAAAIKALSQWKFESGSPDAGINVTINFQL; this comes from the coding sequence ATGAAGTTGAAATTTGCATTGTCAGCAGCTGCTCTATCAGTTGCATCTGTATTTGGTGGTGCTGCTCCAGCACTTGCTGAAGCTAAAGTAGTAAAACAAGTTGCTCCTGAATATCCACGTGGAGCTGAACGCCGTGAATTGGAAGGCTCTGTTTCATTGTCTTTCGATGTAAATGACGCTGGAAAAGTTGAAAATGTAGCTGTTACTGACGCTAGTATTCCTGGTGTATTTGATGCAGCAGCAATTAAAGCGCTGAGCCAATGGAAATTTGAATCAGGTTCTCCAGATGCTGGCATTAACGTAACGATTAACTTTCAGCTTTAA
- the secF gene encoding protein translocase subunit SecF produces MLLKYLPTEPKIGFMKLRFGAFALSLVLIIASIAMVATRGLNFGIDFVGGVVIEIETSTKVDIGEIRDALSELDLDGVEVTEIKDNLVAEETGTTIALIKTKAPDAEGEAVEAAVQATASGILSALKDKFGDIEERRKEAVGPKVSGELLQDGIMALVVALGLMLLYIWFRFQWQFSIGAVLALIHDVILTIGMFAVTQFEFNLSTIAALLTIVGYSMNDTVVVYDRVREEMRRYKKMSDTDVIDMSINRTLSRTLLTSGTTLLALFSIFLLGGEVLRGFSFAMIWGVFIGTYSSIFIASAILLHTGLRRGSIGGGENENAPHGAQV; encoded by the coding sequence ATGTTATTGAAATACCTTCCTACTGAGCCAAAAATTGGTTTTATGAAACTTAGGTTTGGTGCTTTTGCTTTGTCGTTAGTTCTTATTATTGCATCTATTGCAATGGTCGCAACACGAGGGCTTAACTTTGGTATCGATTTCGTTGGTGGTGTTGTGATTGAGATCGAGACATCAACAAAAGTCGACATTGGCGAAATCAGAGATGCTCTGTCTGAACTTGATTTGGATGGGGTCGAGGTTACTGAGATTAAAGATAATCTAGTAGCGGAAGAGACAGGCACGACGATCGCATTGATCAAAACCAAAGCTCCAGATGCTGAAGGCGAGGCTGTAGAGGCTGCTGTACAAGCAACAGCAAGCGGAATACTTTCTGCACTGAAAGACAAATTCGGTGACATTGAAGAGCGTCGTAAAGAGGCTGTAGGTCCGAAAGTATCGGGTGAACTTTTGCAGGACGGTATCATGGCGCTAGTTGTTGCGCTTGGATTGATGCTTCTTTACATCTGGTTCAGGTTCCAATGGCAATTCTCTATTGGAGCGGTACTTGCGCTTATACATGATGTAATTCTGACAATTGGTATGTTTGCGGTGACGCAATTTGAGTTCAATCTATCTACAATTGCGGCACTGCTAACAATTGTGGGGTATTCTATGAATGATACCGTAGTTGTGTATGACCGTGTGCGTGAGGAAATGCGCAGGTATAAAAAAATGTCTGATACTGATGTAATTGATATGTCTATAAATCGGACGCTATCTCGTACATTGCTAACATCAGGAACAACTTTGCTTGCTCTATTCTCCATTTTCCTACTGGGTGGTGAGGTTTTGCGGGGCTTCTCTTTTGCCATGATTTGGGGTGTGTTTATTGGGACTTATTCGTCCATCTTTATCGCATCGGCAATATTGCTTCACACAGGCCTTCGTCGTGGAAGTATAGGTGGTGGTGAAAATGAAAACGCACCTCATGGCGCACAAGTATAG
- a CDS encoding protein-L-isoaspartate(D-aspartate) O-methyltransferase — protein MDPFRAARLVLLLRQAGVRDNRVMSAIEKTPRAVFVPPEYRDMAYDNLKVPIACGQELSLPVVVGQMLQALNVQPDHDVLEVGTGVGYQAAILSLLAKRVYTVERFRTLHEKAAETLLSLELDNIRLFHGDGMEGLQERAPFDRIILTGAISRPPYTLAQQLKSEGILVAPVEKDGSQQINVYKRVGNQVEKLTTLGASKFLPLIIGTAREL, from the coding sequence GTGGATCCATTTAGAGCTGCGCGGCTTGTTTTATTGCTGCGTCAAGCCGGTGTGCGGGACAATCGTGTGATGAGCGCGATTGAAAAAACGCCGCGCGCTGTTTTTGTGCCTCCCGAATATCGCGACATGGCTTATGACAATTTAAAAGTCCCAATTGCGTGCGGACAGGAACTTTCCCTCCCTGTTGTCGTCGGCCAAATGCTGCAAGCGCTGAATGTTCAGCCTGATCACGATGTTTTAGAAGTGGGAACCGGAGTTGGGTATCAAGCCGCGATTTTATCTTTGCTTGCAAAACGGGTTTACACCGTAGAGCGTTTTAGAACCCTGCATGAAAAAGCAGCCGAAACACTGTTATCTTTGGAGCTAGACAATATTCGCTTATTCCATGGCGATGGCATGGAAGGGCTGCAAGAACGTGCGCCATTTGATCGTATCATACTTACGGGTGCAATTAGTCGCCCGCCTTACACTTTGGCGCAACAGTTGAAATCCGAGGGCATATTGGTTGCGCCGGTAGAAAAAGACGGCTCACAACAGATAAATGTTTATAAAAGAGTCGGAAATCAAGTCGAAAAACTAACCACGTTAGGGGCTTCTAAGTTTTTACCCCTCATTATTGGCACTGCAAGAGAACTTTAA
- a CDS encoding superoxide dismutase has protein sequence MAFELPALPYATDALEPHMSANTFSFHHAKHHNAYVTNLNKMIEGTDFAGKSLEEIIKSSDGGVFNNAAQVWNHTFFWHSMKPQGGGEPTGAIADKINADFGSYAAFKEAFATAGATQFGSGWAWLVLANGKLEVRKTPNAETPLTEDGVTPLLTMDVWEHAYYLDYQNARPVYIETFLSELVNWDFVNQNLADAS, from the coding sequence ATGGCTTTCGAACTTCCTGCACTCCCATACGCAACAGATGCACTAGAACCTCACATGTCTGCGAACACTTTTAGCTTTCACCACGCAAAGCATCACAACGCATATGTGACAAATTTGAATAAGATGATTGAAGGCACTGACTTCGCAGGCAAATCACTTGAAGAAATCATCAAGTCTTCTGATGGCGGTGTATTTAACAATGCGGCTCAAGTGTGGAACCACACATTCTTCTGGCACTCAATGAAACCACAAGGTGGCGGCGAGCCAACTGGTGCGATCGCCGACAAGATCAATGCAGATTTTGGGTCTTATGCTGCATTTAAAGAAGCTTTCGCTACAGCTGGTGCGACTCAATTTGGTTCTGGTTGGGCTTGGCTTGTCCTTGCAAACGGCAAACTAGAAGTGCGCAAAACTCCAAATGCTGAAACACCTCTTACAGAAGACGGTGTAACACCGCTTCTAACCATGGATGTTTGGGAGCACGCATATTACCTAGATTACCAGAACGCACGTCCAGTTTACATTGAAACCTTTCTTAGCGAACTCGTGAATTGGGACTTCGTAAACCAGAACTTGGCAGACGCTAGCTAG
- the yajC gene encoding preprotein translocase subunit YajC → MSIAPLIFQVTSADGAAGQPSPLLQMLPFAGILVILYFTMIRPQQKRQKEHQAMVNAVVKGDTIVTTGGLIGKITRVEDTEVVIDAGEGVKLRVLRAMIVEVRGKNTPQPANDTSKS, encoded by the coding sequence ATGTCTATCGCACCGCTAATTTTTCAGGTGACCAGCGCTGATGGCGCAGCCGGTCAACCTTCTCCATTGCTTCAAATGCTACCATTCGCTGGTATTCTTGTGATTTTGTATTTCACAATGATTCGTCCTCAGCAAAAGCGCCAAAAAGAACATCAGGCGATGGTGAATGCTGTCGTAAAGGGCGATACAATTGTCACGACTGGCGGACTTATTGGTAAAATCACACGTGTCGAAGATACTGAAGTTGTGATTGATGCGGGCGAGGGTGTAAAACTTCGCGTGCTTCGCGCTATGATTGTTGAGGTCCGTGGTAAAAACACACCTCAGCCAGCTAACGATACTTCTAAAAGCTAG
- the surE gene encoding 5'/3'-nucleotidase SurE produces MRILVTNDDGIDAPGLVVMEEIARSISDDVWMVAPLVEQSGQGRAITVSEAVRIDQRGEKRFRIEGTPTDCVVLGIEHILTDKKPDLILSGVNNGQNVGEDTTQSGTIGAVVQGMLMGVPGIAFSQTKGFRKGKSMAWDTGRHFGPKVVKRLLETGWPKSVVMNVNFPDCEIEDVKGTEITSQGLRDFSIVNSEKRTDPRGRDYYWLSHGGPKSDPPGGTDLRCIYEDKISISPLHVDLTHYAYRDTLIESFGEL; encoded by the coding sequence ATGCGTATTCTTGTTACAAATGACGATGGAATAGATGCACCGGGTCTTGTAGTCATGGAAGAGATTGCAAGGTCTATCTCTGATGATGTGTGGATGGTCGCCCCGCTGGTTGAGCAATCAGGGCAGGGCCGTGCTATCACTGTCTCTGAAGCTGTTCGCATTGATCAACGCGGAGAAAAGCGTTTCCGCATTGAAGGCACACCAACAGATTGTGTGGTTTTAGGCATAGAGCACATCCTAACTGATAAAAAACCAGATTTGATTCTATCAGGCGTCAATAACGGTCAAAATGTCGGTGAAGATACAACGCAATCTGGCACGATTGGTGCGGTTGTGCAGGGCATGCTCATGGGTGTTCCGGGCATTGCATTTTCCCAAACGAAGGGCTTTCGAAAAGGCAAATCTATGGCATGGGACACAGGGCGACATTTTGGCCCTAAAGTGGTCAAGCGCCTATTGGAAACTGGCTGGCCAAAATCCGTCGTGATGAATGTCAATTTTCCTGATTGTGAAATTGAAGATGTCAAAGGCACGGAAATCACATCACAAGGCTTGCGTGATTTTTCGATTGTGAATTCAGAAAAACGAACAGACCCGCGTGGCCGTGATTATTACTGGCTCTCACATGGTGGTCCCAAATCTGATCCTCCGGGTGGAACTGACCTGCGTTGCATCTATGAAGACAAGATCAGTATCTCTCCATTACATGTCGATTTAACGCATTATGCTTATCGTGATACGCTAATTGAGTCTTTTGGCGAATTATAA
- the serS gene encoding serine--tRNA ligase has product MHDIRAIRDNPDAYINGWNRRKSGLGDVVSDILALDEQLRAAVQQIQDAEQIRNKSSKLIGKAKATGNEDEAQRLMAEVADAKATMEKIGETESDVRAKLDAILLGLPNIVYDDVPDGEDEDDNTEVRVWGEPNKLAFTAQEHADLGEKLKDEKGFALMDFEAAAKISGARFVALRGKMAKLERALTQFMLDVQTDEHGYQEVSPPFLVRDDALVGTGQLPKFEEDLFKTTNDFYTIPTAEVPVTNLVREQILAEDQLPIRMTAATPCFRSEAGSAGRDTKGMIRLHQFTKVEMVSITKPEESDAELERMTGCAEAILQKLELPYRVVNLCTGDIGFGAKRTYDIEVWLPSQDTYREISSCSTCGDFQARRMNTRFKPAPTEDNKKPKTQFVHTLNGSGLAVGRTLVAVLENYQQEDGSIKVPAALVPYMGGVEVIK; this is encoded by the coding sequence ATGCACGATATCCGCGCCATTCGCGACAATCCAGATGCCTATATAAATGGCTGGAACCGCCGCAAGTCGGGATTGGGCGATGTGGTCTCAGATATACTGGCATTAGACGAGCAATTGCGTGCAGCCGTTCAGCAAATCCAAGATGCCGAGCAAATTCGCAACAAATCATCTAAACTAATCGGTAAAGCCAAAGCCACAGGCAATGAAGATGAAGCCCAGCGCCTAATGGCTGAAGTCGCAGATGCCAAAGCCACAATGGAAAAAATCGGTGAAACCGAATCAGACGTGCGCGCCAAGCTAGATGCCATTCTGCTTGGCCTGCCAAATATCGTCTATGATGACGTGCCCGATGGCGAAGATGAAGACGACAATACTGAAGTGCGCGTCTGGGGCGAGCCAAATAAATTGGCTTTTACAGCGCAGGAACATGCCGATCTTGGTGAAAAGCTAAAAGACGAGAAGGGCTTTGCCCTGATGGATTTTGAAGCCGCCGCTAAAATCTCTGGTGCGCGCTTTGTGGCGCTGCGCGGCAAAATGGCTAAGCTTGAGCGCGCTTTAACGCAATTCATGCTTGATGTGCAGACAGATGAACATGGTTATCAAGAAGTGTCACCGCCATTTTTAGTACGTGATGACGCGCTTGTGGGTACAGGGCAATTGCCTAAGTTTGAAGAAGATTTGTTCAAAACGACAAATGACTTTTATACTATCCCAACAGCCGAAGTCCCAGTCACAAATCTCGTGCGCGAACAAATCTTAGCTGAAGATCAATTGCCAATCCGAATGACGGCGGCAACCCCATGTTTCCGCTCTGAAGCTGGTTCTGCTGGACGTGATACAAAAGGCATGATCCGGCTTCACCAATTCACGAAAGTGGAAATGGTATCCATCACCAAGCCAGAAGAATCTGACGCTGAATTAGAACGCATGACAGGCTGCGCAGAAGCGATTTTGCAAAAACTTGAATTGCCATACCGCGTGGTAAACCTATGTACAGGTGATATCGGCTTCGGTGCAAAGCGCACTTACGACATCGAAGTGTGGTTGCCGTCTCAAGATACTTACCGCGAGATTTCTTCTTGTTCGACATGTGGTGATTTCCAAGCGCGCCGTATGAATACACGCTTTAAGCCGGCACCAACTGAAGACAACAAAAAACCAAAAACACAATTTGTGCACACATTAAACGGCTCTGGCCTTGCTGTTGGTCGCACACTCGTGGCGGTCCTTGAAAACTATCAGCAAGAAGATGGCTCTATCAAAGTGCCAGCAGCACTTGTGCCTTATATGGGCGGTGTAGAGGTGATTAAATAA
- the secD gene encoding protein translocase subunit SecD, which produces MLQFALWKRLLVIGVVLLGAWLCLPNLLNAGQRAGLPGFMPSETVKLGLDLKGGSYLLLEVDPEELQQNRLLELSRDIQRTLIKKPNNVKFRGREVVDGGVRFRVMEPTQIDEAKRRVRELSSPVGGIGGQQSLNISEQNGVMNVTFSSARLEELEVEALNDSIEVVRRRVDGSGTTDPNIQRQGSNRIVLEVPGLDDPTELIELIQRAGVMTVNLVDETADASQYRLDEPRLGKVKRQDAYSAREYVVHEDPILTGADFATASQGFDENNRPQINFTLKGRGPKVFGDFTSEHINDSFAIVLDGQVISAASVRSPILSGSGRITGSFEIQEANAIAIVLRAGELPAKLQVVEQRVVGAGLGEDSIRAGTTASAIGLALVAIFMILAYGLWGVFAVISLAANIMLIIGSLSGLGATLTLPGIAGIILTIGMAVDANVLVFERIREEHKNGRSPITSIEIGYKQASSTILDANLTTLIAAAVLFWLGSGPVKGFAVTLGIGVFTSVFTAFVLTRMFMADWVRTVRPKKLPV; this is translated from the coding sequence ATGTTGCAATTTGCTCTTTGGAAACGCCTTCTTGTGATTGGCGTTGTTTTGCTAGGAGCTTGGTTGTGCCTGCCGAATCTGCTGAATGCAGGTCAACGCGCTGGGCTTCCAGGATTTATGCCATCTGAAACTGTAAAATTAGGTTTGGACCTTAAAGGCGGTTCCTATCTACTGCTGGAGGTGGATCCAGAGGAATTGCAACAAAATAGGTTGCTGGAACTTTCTCGGGATATTCAGCGAACGCTTATTAAAAAGCCCAATAATGTGAAATTCCGTGGCCGAGAAGTTGTTGATGGTGGTGTTCGGTTTCGTGTAATGGAACCAACCCAAATTGATGAAGCAAAAAGGCGGGTGCGTGAGTTATCTTCTCCTGTTGGCGGAATCGGCGGACAGCAAAGTTTAAATATCTCTGAGCAAAACGGCGTGATGAATGTTACGTTTTCATCGGCTCGTTTGGAAGAGCTTGAAGTTGAAGCCCTGAACGATTCTATTGAAGTCGTTCGTAGACGTGTTGATGGCTCAGGGACAACCGACCCCAATATTCAAAGACAGGGATCAAACCGAATTGTACTTGAAGTTCCAGGGTTGGACGATCCGACTGAATTGATAGAGCTGATTCAACGTGCGGGTGTTATGACCGTTAATCTTGTTGATGAAACTGCTGATGCATCCCAGTATCGGTTAGATGAGCCACGTTTGGGGAAGGTAAAGCGCCAAGATGCTTATTCTGCGCGCGAATATGTCGTTCACGAAGACCCCATTCTGACGGGTGCTGATTTTGCAACTGCGTCACAAGGTTTTGATGAAAACAACCGTCCACAAATTAACTTTACTCTAAAAGGGCGCGGACCAAAGGTTTTTGGAGATTTTACCTCTGAGCACATCAATGATAGTTTTGCTATTGTGCTTGATGGGCAAGTGATTTCTGCAGCAAGTGTACGTTCCCCTATTTTGAGTGGATCTGGTCGAATTACAGGTTCGTTTGAAATTCAGGAAGCGAACGCAATTGCTATCGTGCTTAGGGCGGGTGAGTTACCAGCTAAGCTCCAAGTCGTCGAGCAGCGAGTGGTAGGCGCGGGGTTGGGTGAAGACTCTATTCGCGCAGGGACGACAGCATCCGCTATTGGTCTGGCGCTCGTCGCAATCTTTATGATTCTTGCCTATGGTTTGTGGGGTGTGTTTGCGGTTATATCTCTTGCAGCAAATATTATGCTCATCATTGGGTCTTTGTCAGGATTGGGTGCAACCCTAACATTGCCTGGTATTGCTGGTATTATCCTAACGATCGGTATGGCCGTTGATGCAAACGTTCTTGTATTTGAACGCATCCGTGAAGAACATAAAAATGGTCGTTCTCCCATTACATCCATAGAAATAGGATATAAGCAGGCAAGTTCAACAATATTGGATGCCAACTTAACGACCCTAATTGCGGCGGCCGTTTTATTCTGGCTTGGGTCAGGTCCTGTAAAAGGGTTTGCGGTGACTTTGGGAATAGGTGTTTTTACCTCTGTATTCACTGCGTTCGTTTTGACACGTATGTTTATGGCTGATTGGGTGCGAACTGTTCGTCCCAAAAAGCTACCAGTATAG